One region of Pyramidobacter sp. YE332 genomic DNA includes:
- a CDS encoding YrzE family protein encodes MNDNHPAPSAQPAAPQLPPEALNALIANQAREIDLREKELLTRQTEDKYSYEYAQTALKAQMQDNEKSRQYDIKKKRELYIFCGLVLFLIVLFVGWALHAGFGEFVKDLVKVLLAFAAGAVSGFQYGKKKN; translated from the coding sequence ATGAACGACAACCATCCAGCGCCGTCTGCACAGCCCGCTGCTCCCCAGCTTCCGCCGGAGGCATTGAACGCGCTCATCGCCAATCAGGCACGGGAGATAGATTTACGGGAAAAGGAACTTCTTACTCGGCAAACAGAAGACAAATACAGCTACGAATATGCTCAGACGGCTTTGAAAGCGCAAATGCAGGATAACGAAAAAAGCCGTCAGTACGATATCAAAAAGAAACGCGAGCTGTATATTTTCTGCGGATTGGTGTTATTTCTCATCGTCCTTTTTGTCGGATGGGCACTCCACGCGGGCTTCGGAGAATTCGTCAAAGACCTGGTAAAAGTTCTGCTGGCTTTTGCAGCTGGCGCCGTGAGCGGATTCCAATACGGGAAAAAGAAAAATTGA
- a CDS encoding MarR family transcriptional regulator has protein sequence MGSNTKDYLTRIAMQEKQFDALYRETSAKFDLPDCAMWVLYFLVSSDGPITQQDLIEKMMFPKQTINSAVMKLSKEGLVQLQIVPGTRNRKTIFLTDTGAKLAQATVERMRHAELRAVEAMGAERMEQFVSLHNSFYSHLQRAFQDEGLTDA, from the coding sequence ATGGGTTCGAATACGAAAGATTACTTGACGCGGATTGCCATGCAGGAAAAACAATTCGATGCTCTGTATCGGGAAACAAGCGCGAAATTTGATCTGCCGGATTGTGCGATGTGGGTGTTGTATTTTCTCGTTTCTTCCGATGGGCCGATAACACAGCAGGATCTGATCGAGAAGATGATGTTTCCCAAGCAGACCATCAATTCTGCTGTGATGAAGCTTTCCAAAGAGGGGCTTGTCCAACTTCAGATCGTCCCCGGCACCCGTAATCGGAAGACGATCTTTTTGACGGACACCGGAGCGAAGCTGGCACAAGCGACCGTAGAGCGGATGCGGCATGCGGAACTCCGGGCCGTTGAGGCCATGGGAGCCGAGCGCATGGAACAGTTTGTCTCGCTCCACAACAGTTTTTATTCTCACTTGCAACGAGCGTTTCAAGACGAAGGTTTGACGGATGCCTGA
- a CDS encoding ATP-binding cassette domain-containing protein — protein sequence MDMTAADLLPFLETIGDPRGGSLAKQIAEYLERMIGVGIGYLSLSRKTETLSGGEAQRLKMVRNLGGYLNNITYIFDEPTAGLHPADAERIGRMLCDLRDKHNNVLVVEHSRQMLALADHIIEMGPGAGIGGGSLVFSGSLEELQKAGTLTAQAIRQKVAVNREPLPWTEGYEIRDAHCHNLKHVNVTVPKGVLTAVTGVAGSGKSSLMRREFPKAYPDAVIIDQKPIGTSIRSTPATYTGVMDEIRKVFAKENGVGAGWFSFNSEGGCPICKGTGQITYDMAFAEPLAVPCEECGGHRYNPTALSYCYKGMNIEEAMRLTIGQAYDFFDNAKIRKLLRSMIDVGLDYLTLGQLTSTLSGGEVQRVKLASELHRQGQIYVLDEPSTGLHASDIEKLLALLRGLVGSGNTVVMVEHRMELIAQADWVIDMGPDGGSGGGTVVFEGVPEQLLKCSGSKTAKYMLEALR from the coding sequence ATGGACATGACCGCCGCCGATCTGCTGCCGTTCCTCGAAACGATCGGCGACCCGCGCGGCGGCTCGCTTGCCAAGCAGATCGCCGAATATCTGGAACGTATGATCGGCGTCGGTATCGGCTATTTGTCCCTTTCGCGCAAGACCGAAACTCTCTCCGGCGGCGAGGCCCAGCGGTTAAAAATGGTTCGCAATCTCGGCGGATATCTCAACAATATCACTTACATTTTCGACGAACCCACGGCCGGCCTGCATCCGGCGGATGCGGAGCGGATCGGCAGGATGCTCTGCGACCTGCGGGACAAGCACAACAACGTGCTTGTGGTGGAACACAGCCGTCAAATGCTTGCGCTTGCGGACCACATCATCGAAATGGGGCCGGGGGCCGGAATCGGAGGCGGCAGTCTCGTCTTTTCGGGCAGCCTTGAAGAACTGCAAAAAGCGGGGACGCTCACGGCGCAGGCGATCCGTCAGAAGGTCGCAGTCAACAGAGAGCCGCTGCCGTGGACGGAAGGCTACGAGATCAGAGACGCCCATTGCCACAATTTGAAGCACGTGAACGTGACCGTTCCGAAGGGCGTTCTCACCGCCGTCACCGGCGTGGCGGGAAGCGGCAAAAGCTCGCTGATGCGCCGTGAGTTCCCTAAAGCATACCCGGATGCCGTCATCATCGACCAAAAGCCCATCGGCACATCCATCCGCTCGACGCCCGCCACTTATACCGGCGTGATGGACGAGATCAGAAAGGTCTTCGCCAAGGAGAACGGCGTCGGCGCGGGCTGGTTCTCCTTCAATTCCGAGGGCGGCTGCCCTATCTGCAAGGGCACCGGGCAGATCACCTACGATATGGCCTTCGCCGAGCCGTTGGCCGTCCCCTGCGAGGAATGCGGCGGACATCGCTACAATCCCACGGCGCTGTCTTACTGTTACAAAGGAATGAACATCGAAGAAGCGATGAGGCTGACTATCGGGCAGGCGTATGATTTCTTCGACAATGCCAAGATCCGCAAGCTCCTGCGGAGCATGATCGACGTGGGGCTGGATTATCTCACGCTGGGACAGCTCACGAGCACGCTGTCCGGCGGAGAAGTGCAGCGGGTCAAGCTGGCCAGCGAGCTGCACAGGCAGGGACAGATCTATGTGCTGGACGAACCAAGCACCGGCTTACACGCTAGCGACATTGAAAAGCTGCTGGCGCTGCTCCGCGGGCTGGTGGGGAGCGGGAACACCGTGGTCATGGTCGAGCATCGCATGGAACTGATCGCACAGGCGGACTGGGTCATCGACATGGGGCCGGACGGCGGCTCCGGCGGGGGAACAGTGGTATTCGAGGGGGTCCCCGAACAGCTGTTGAAATGTTCGGGCTCCAAAACCGCAAAGTATATGCTTGAAGCGCTCCGATAG
- a CDS encoding acyl-CoA dehydrogenase family protein encodes MIQFSEAQVMICDMVREFTKNEVAPRDRWMDENGFDHELRKKLTEAGLMAIHMPEEYGGGGGDAVTSEIVINEIAKGSASVALFLDAHWLAADLILLHGSEAQKKKYLPQCAEGKVFAFGLTESSAGSDAAAIKSAAEKQPDGSYILNGSKAWITNSGVADYYLIMAKTDPAAGSHGISVFVVPKDAEGLTVGKFEKKMGMRGTATCELSFDNIELPADSLVGDEGKGFMMAMQALDGARISIGAIASGLMQHAMDKAAAYARERTTFGKPIAGHQAVGFKFADMAAKIRATDLMVWDTCELKRQGKRFSVEAAELKLLASRWACEVCDDCIQIFGGNGYSEEFDVERFYRDAKLLEIGEGTSEILRLIISSSVLGR; translated from the coding sequence ATGATTCAGTTCAGCGAGGCTCAGGTGATGATCTGCGACATGGTCCGCGAGTTCACGAAGAACGAAGTCGCCCCGCGCGATCGCTGGATGGACGAGAACGGATTCGATCATGAGCTGCGCAAAAAGCTGACGGAAGCCGGCTTGATGGCCATTCATATGCCGGAGGAGTACGGCGGAGGCGGCGGCGACGCGGTCACCAGCGAGATCGTGATCAACGAAATCGCCAAGGGCAGCGCTTCCGTCGCGTTGTTTCTCGACGCCCATTGGCTGGCGGCCGACTTGATCCTCCTGCACGGCAGCGAGGCGCAGAAGAAAAAATATCTCCCGCAGTGCGCCGAGGGCAAGGTTTTCGCTTTCGGCCTGACGGAATCCAGCGCGGGTTCCGATGCGGCGGCGATCAAGTCGGCGGCGGAGAAACAGCCTGACGGCAGCTATATCCTCAACGGAAGCAAGGCGTGGATCACGAACTCAGGCGTCGCGGATTACTACCTGATCATGGCCAAAACGGATCCCGCCGCCGGCAGCCACGGCATTTCCGTGTTCGTCGTCCCCAAGGACGCCGAAGGGCTGACCGTCGGCAAATTCGAGAAGAAAATGGGCATGAGGGGCACCGCCACCTGCGAGCTCTCTTTCGACAACATCGAGCTTCCCGCCGACTCTCTGGTCGGCGACGAAGGCAAGGGCTTCATGATGGCCATGCAGGCTCTGGACGGGGCGCGCATCTCCATCGGCGCGATCGCTTCGGGACTGATGCAGCACGCCATGGACAAGGCCGCCGCGTATGCCAGAGAACGCACGACGTTCGGCAAGCCCATCGCCGGGCACCAGGCGGTCGGGTTCAAGTTCGCCGATATGGCGGCCAAAATCCGCGCCACCGACCTGATGGTCTGGGATACCTGCGAGCTCAAGCGGCAGGGGAAAAGATTTTCCGTCGAAGCGGCGGAGCTGAAGCTCCTTGCCTCCCGATGGGCATGCGAAGTGTGCGACGACTGCATTCAGATCTTCGGCGGCAACGGCTACAGCGAGGAATTCGACGTCGAGAGATTCTATCGCGACGCCAAGCTTTTGGAAATCGGCGAAGGCACGAGCGAGATCCTGCGTCTGATCATCAGCAGCTCCGTCCTCGGCCGATAG
- a CDS encoding electron transfer flavoprotein subunit beta/FixA family protein, which produces MKILVFVKQVPDTDDVALDPKTGRLVREGVESKLNPVDANAVEAAVQLKEKHGGTVGVVSMGPPQAEDVLKKALALGCDESYLLSDRPLGGADTLATAYTLSLAARRIGGYDLLLFGRNAVDGDTAQTGPATAAFLGIPQVTLASSIDVEDGWVICERRLEDRTQKVRARMPALVTVTAEMNKPRYPKPVDIVKALKKPRHAWTAQDLGADPSRIGMNGSPTSTRGLMEPRKRKADTKYFQGQPREIAAQIADLLHDERLI; this is translated from the coding sequence ATGAAAATCCTCGTTTTTGTCAAGCAGGTTCCGGATACTGACGACGTCGCGCTCGACCCGAAAACGGGGCGGCTCGTGCGGGAAGGCGTGGAGAGCAAACTCAACCCGGTCGATGCGAACGCCGTTGAAGCGGCTGTGCAGCTCAAAGAAAAGCACGGCGGCACGGTCGGCGTTGTCAGCATGGGGCCGCCTCAGGCGGAAGACGTTCTGAAAAAGGCGCTGGCGCTTGGCTGCGACGAGTCGTATCTGTTGTCGGACCGTCCGCTGGGCGGCGCGGACACGCTGGCCACGGCGTATACGCTGTCCCTGGCGGCACGCCGGATCGGCGGCTATGATCTGCTCCTGTTCGGGCGCAACGCCGTCGACGGCGATACGGCCCAGACGGGGCCCGCCACGGCGGCCTTCCTCGGCATCCCGCAGGTCACGCTGGCCTCCTCCATAGACGTCGAGGACGGCTGGGTCATCTGCGAGCGCCGTCTGGAAGACCGCACGCAAAAAGTCAGGGCCAGGATGCCCGCGCTCGTGACCGTCACGGCGGAGATGAACAAACCGCGCTATCCCAAGCCCGTCGATATCGTGAAGGCGCTGAAGAAACCGCGGCACGCGTGGACCGCTCAGGACCTGGGGGCGGATCCTTCCCGGATCGGGATGAACGGCTCGCCGACGTCGACGCGCGGACTGATGGAGCCGCGGAAACGCAAGGCCGACACGAAGTATTTTCAGGGACAGCCGCGGGAAATCGCGGCGCAGATCGCCGATCTGCTGCATGACGAGCGCCTGATTTAA
- a CDS encoding electron transfer flavoprotein subunit alpha/FixB family protein has product MAQEDCKGIWVFAEQQDGKLNDTVFEILARALDLKNHSGEEITAVLLGKGVTALAPALFEYGAEAVIVAENDALAQYSARPYEKALTQLVQKHRPSILLYGATSLGRDLAPRVMVSLRTGLTADAVDLGFDEDGVFCQTTPAYGGSVLARIAILEKRPQMVTVRPKMFDPVEPRSGASGRMIAETVDIAADGDYEVLETMARQDHGGSIEDADILVSGGRGIKSEEDLKRLDELAALLGGRLAASRPLVDSGWLPHDRQIGQSGTTVKPKYIFNVAISGSVQYQVGMQKAGCIISVNHTKGAPIFDISHYGAVADYRALIPALIEEIRRRKA; this is encoded by the coding sequence ATGGCACAGGAAGACTGCAAAGGAATATGGGTGTTTGCCGAACAGCAGGACGGAAAATTGAACGACACGGTTTTCGAAATTCTGGCGCGGGCCCTCGATCTGAAAAACCACAGCGGAGAAGAAATCACGGCGGTGCTGCTGGGCAAGGGCGTGACCGCGTTGGCCCCGGCCCTTTTCGAGTACGGCGCCGAAGCCGTGATCGTCGCCGAGAACGACGCCCTGGCGCAGTACAGCGCTCGTCCTTACGAAAAGGCCCTGACGCAGCTGGTCCAAAAGCATCGGCCTTCCATCCTGCTCTACGGGGCCACCTCTCTCGGGAGAGACCTGGCTCCGCGCGTGATGGTCTCTTTGCGCACGGGACTGACCGCCGACGCGGTAGACCTGGGGTTCGACGAGGACGGGGTGTTCTGCCAGACGACGCCGGCATACGGCGGCAGCGTTCTTGCCCGCATTGCGATCCTCGAAAAGCGGCCGCAGATGGTAACTGTCCGTCCGAAGATGTTCGATCCCGTCGAGCCGCGGTCCGGCGCTTCGGGCCGGATGATTGCCGAAACGGTAGACATCGCGGCGGACGGAGATTACGAAGTTCTTGAAACAATGGCGCGGCAGGATCACGGCGGATCCATAGAGGATGCGGACATTCTGGTTTCGGGCGGGCGAGGGATCAAGAGCGAGGAAGACCTGAAGCGTTTGGACGAGCTCGCCGCCCTGCTGGGCGGACGTCTTGCGGCGTCTCGCCCGCTGGTTGACAGCGGATGGCTTCCGCACGACCGGCAGATCGGCCAGAGCGGAACGACCGTAAAGCCCAAATACATCTTCAACGTCGCGATTTCGGGCTCGGTCCAGTATCAGGTCGGCATGCAGAAAGCCGGCTGCATCATCAGCGTCAACCATACCAAGGGCGCCCCGATCTTCGACATTTCCCACTACGGCGCGGTTGCCGACTACAGGGCGCTGATACCGGCCCTGATCGAGGAGATCAGAAGGCGAAAAGCCTGA
- a CDS encoding CoA transferase: MRDRTFIIPEFGPLAGMRIIDSGSLIAMPFAATMLADFGAEVIHIERPGVGDTLRLMAPFATVNGKKVSTAWAQDARNKLSMTLELNLRHEEVKEIFYGLIKEADVFMENMVWLEKLGIYDEELLKVNPKLVIVHVSGLGHKEFGGVPSVCNRASYDMIGQAFSGWLYLQGDPDRDPSVSKPYTNDFVSAFAVLFGTLGAYINVQKTGRGQVVDVAQFEAMAQYMCGTYTSYTMAGEISERSGNASPAFQPYNIFKSKDGFLVALGAFGPGVYKRFIQGAGFDLDYFNYEDCSSGIEAVASPKGRELDRKVIEWCASLTAAEIERKMEEARVPCAVLNTAKSAFENEHFKSRNDWITYEDQTVETEITAFGIAPKMSETPGKVWRGAPKLGQDTENILKTILGYDDAKISSLREKGLI; this comes from the coding sequence ATGCGCGATCGTACGTTTATCATCCCGGAATTCGGCCCCCTTGCGGGGATGAGGATCATCGACAGCGGCTCTCTCATTGCGATGCCCTTTGCCGCCACGATGTTGGCCGATTTCGGAGCCGAAGTCATTCACATCGAACGTCCTGGCGTCGGCGACACGCTGCGTTTGATGGCGCCGTTCGCCACCGTCAACGGCAAGAAAGTTTCCACGGCCTGGGCGCAGGATGCGAGAAACAAGCTGTCGATGACGCTCGAGCTCAACCTCCGGCATGAGGAAGTCAAAGAGATATTTTATGGGCTCATCAAGGAAGCCGACGTCTTCATGGAGAACATGGTCTGGCTGGAGAAGCTCGGCATCTACGACGAGGAACTGCTGAAGGTCAATCCGAAGCTCGTCATCGTCCACGTCAGCGGGCTTGGGCACAAGGAGTTCGGCGGCGTCCCCTCGGTCTGCAACAGGGCTTCGTACGACATGATCGGGCAGGCGTTTTCCGGATGGCTGTACCTGCAGGGCGACCCCGACCGCGATCCGTCGGTGTCCAAACCTTATACGAACGACTTCGTTTCGGCGTTCGCCGTTCTCTTCGGCACGTTGGGCGCGTATATCAACGTTCAGAAGACGGGCAGGGGGCAGGTCGTCGACGTCGCGCAGTTCGAAGCGATGGCGCAGTATATGTGCGGCACCTACACCTCATACACCATGGCCGGGGAAATTTCCGAAAGAAGCGGCAACGCCTCGCCGGCGTTCCAGCCGTACAATATTTTCAAGTCGAAAGACGGGTTCCTCGTGGCGCTCGGCGCCTTTGGCCCGGGAGTGTACAAGAGATTCATTCAGGGCGCCGGATTCGACCTCGACTATTTCAACTACGAGGATTGCTCGTCCGGCATAGAAGCCGTCGCCTCGCCCAAGGGACGCGAACTGGATCGGAAAGTCATCGAATGGTGCGCCTCTCTGACCGCCGCGGAAATCGAGCGGAAGATGGAGGAGGCGCGGGTTCCCTGCGCTGTGCTGAACACGGCCAAATCCGCCTTCGAGAACGAGCATTTCAAAAGCCGCAACGACTGGATCACGTACGAGGATCAGACCGTCGAAACCGAAATCACCGCCTTCGGCATCGCCCCGAAGATGTCCGAGACGCCTGGCAAAGTCTGGCGCGGGGCGCCGAAGCTCGGACAGGACACCGAAAACATCCTCAAGACCATCCTTGGATACGATGACGCCAAGATTTCGTCGCTGCGAGAGAAGGGGCTTATCTGA